From the genome of Pseudomonas helvetica:
CTCGCTTGCTGGAACTGCCGGGTCCGTCGTTCTACCAGGTGCCCCAACTGATCCAGTTGCACGCTGGCGCGCTCGGTCATGTCCCATTTGCTGGTCAAGGTATTGGCCATTTGCTGGACTTCGATGTTGTCGAAGGGTTTTTTCAGGATCAGCAGCCGGTCGTGGGCCTGCAAGCGATTGAGCAGGTCATCCCAGGAGTAGTCGGAATACGCCGTACAGACCACCACCTGCAAACGCGGATCGGCTTGCCATAAATGCTCGATGGTTTCGGCGCCGTCCCAGCCCTGGGGCATGCGCATGTCGACGAACGCCAGTGCATAGGGGCGATTGTCGTGTTGGGCCTGGACCAGTTTGCTCAAGCCTTCCTGGCCAGCGTAGGCCGAATCCAGTTCGAAGCGGGTGCTCGCCGCTTTGATTTGCGTGCCGAACAGCGCCGACTCCATCTCGTCCAGTTCGCCGTGTTGTGGTAGCTCAGGTGTCAGGATCTTGCGAAAGTCGTCATGGATTGACGGTGTATCGTCGATCAGCAGGATGCGTCGATTCGATGACTGCTTCATGTTTCACCTTCGGCGATTTTCAAGGGGATTTTCAAGGTGAACAGCGCACCTTTTCCCGGACCGTCGCTGTGGGCTGTCAGGTGGCCATTCATCTCGATGGCGGCGAGGGCGCAACTGTGCAGGCCAAAACCGTGACCTTCCTTGCGCGTGGTGAAGCCGTGGGCAAAGATCCGGGTCATGTTTTCGGCCGAGATGCCTTCGCCTTCGTCCTTGACGCTGACCTGCAGCGTGGCGTCGTCGACCACCTTGACCCCCAGGGTCATTTCCCGGGGGCGGTCGCTGAGGTCCGACATGGCGTATTTGGCGTTGCTGATCAGGTTGATCAGAATCAGCAACATCCGGTGTTTATCGCCCATGACCTTGGGCACTTCGGCGTAGTCCTTGACCACGGTGACGTGGTGGCGGGTCAGGGCACCCGAGTTCATGCGCAGGGCATCTTCGAGCAGTTCGCTGACTTGCAGCGGCTCCATCAGGCTGTTGGCCCCGGCGTAGGACTGCTGGGTGGCAACGATGTCCTTGATGTGGTCAACGCTTTTGCTCAATTGCGCCAGTTCGTCGCTAATGCCTTGCTGCTCAAGGGCAATGGCGTCCACCAGTTGATTCAGGTAGCCGGGCAGCAATTTGCCTTTTTCGTCTTCGGTGATGAAGTGCCCGAGATCACCCTGGTGTTCGTTGATCAGCTGCATCGCCTTGCCCAGCCCCAGCGCCTTGCTGGTGCGCAGTTTGCGGGTGACCAGGTCGGCAGAGATATTCACGCTGTTGAGCACATTGCCGACGTTGTGCAGCACGTTGGTGGCGATCTCGGCCATCCCGGCCTGGCGTGCGGTGTCCAGCAGTTCGCTTTGGGTGTCCTTGAGTTCGCGGGTGCGTTCTTCGACTCGCTGTTCCAGGCTTTCATTGGCTGCTTGCAGGTCCTTGTTGACGCGGTTGATTTCCGCAAAGCTGCGCAGCAGACCATTGGCCAGAAACAGTAGCAACAGCACCAGCAGCGCCGAAAAAACCGCCATGTAGAAGTGGTAGCGTTGAT
Proteins encoded in this window:
- a CDS encoding DAHL domain-containing protein; the encoded protein is MKVSRRLSLLLLTGMTVLLASILLFLYLKSSSDQTSTYTESRDLIRQIKQLDAQWETEILKARIALIHNYDPLVSPLSEMSRLWERFDSIESRHGRNDSTQWQTSHDAYLNAIKEKTRLVEQFKSHNAVLRNSLAFLPAAEDDIQNQFARLEDDNKLQMQNTATDTYDLLLSGLEFAQVTSDDKAADILLGLNKLAVNKDRLPAEFHTPVEILSNHIALILREQPLVNSLLERIEAVPVSERLDNITSLLDNDQQLVDAVDQRYHFYMAVFSALLVLLLLFLANGLLRSFAEINRVNKDLQAANESLEQRVEERTRELKDTQSELLDTARQAGMAEIATNVLHNVGNVLNSVNISADLVTRKLRTSKALGLGKAMQLINEHQGDLGHFITEDEKGKLLPGYLNQLVDAIALEQQGISDELAQLSKSVDHIKDIVATQQSYAGANSLMEPLQVSELLEDALRMNSGALTRHHVTVVKDYAEVPKVMGDKHRMLLILINLISNAKYAMSDLSDRPREMTLGVKVVDDATLQVSVKDEGEGISAENMTRIFAHGFTTRKEGHGFGLHSCALAAIEMNGHLTAHSDGPGKGALFTLKIPLKIAEGET